In Candidatus Eremiobacterota bacterium, a genomic segment contains:
- the minE gene encoding cell division topological specificity factor MinE yields MFEFIQRFFGKPSSSATAKERLRLVLLSDHLSLAPDVVEALKHDLLEVISRYVDVDEQNCDVTFEQREKEVAMLANIPILGMRSRPIPPSPAPPPTPPAPPSREPDPPPALDLEGATASLASVPETGTAPVAAQSKPKSPQNGERPTRKKRRRQASANAAGA; encoded by the coding sequence GTGTTCGAGTTCATCCAGCGTTTCTTCGGCAAGCCGAGTTCCAGCGCGACGGCGAAGGAGCGCCTGCGCCTGGTCTTGCTCTCCGACCACCTCTCGCTCGCGCCCGACGTCGTCGAAGCGCTCAAGCACGACCTGCTCGAGGTGATCTCGCGCTACGTCGACGTCGACGAGCAGAACTGCGACGTCACCTTCGAGCAGCGCGAGAAAGAGGTCGCGATGCTTGCCAACATCCCGATCCTCGGCATGCGCTCGCGCCCGATCCCGCCGTCGCCCGCGCCGCCGCCGACGCCACCTGCGCCGCCATCCCGCGAGCCCGACCCGCCCCCAGCGCTGGACTTGGAAGGTGCAACCGCATCGCTAGCATCGGTTCCCGAGACGGGCACCGCTCCGGTAGCGGCGCAGTCCAAGCCGAAGTCGCCGCAGAACGGCGAGCGGCCAACGCGGAAGAAACGGCGGCGTCAAGCGAGCGCGAACGCGGCTGGGGCCTAG
- a CDS encoding M48 family metalloprotease: MPFRRIVVIALSVAMLSASIPAPASALATPTEIQLGKEYDKQITDSTVVVTDPLLNQWVNEVSNKLWAQTARKDVPYSIKILDVSDINAFSTLGGYIYINEGTLDFVQSDDELAGVIGHETGHIERRHMVTANNKASIMNVIFGIASLFIPLVYRFGQLAEAGLQAKISRQDENEADKYGLMLMSRAGYDPDAMYSFMAHLGATEQTSHDVVSKYLADHPDTKKRLANLNGDPELDPKLHTDDRRIAEAIHDYDTARYNIAAMKFSDVLKRRPDDVQARFWLGQSELALGQISKGEQNLTASAGSVSPQAKALADARIKGLRDAERRLNLLHPDLSPLRAEMATASAEQTQAATAIATRRQQAIDQIKAIRSRIESIAYGIPDLSRAQPRKDSRLDTLLHNMNTMSKSLDAATGKASETIGGAGSLERNKEGGVLKEISDVMTELNAPLKLDNPPPQALSTFPSYPAMLTSLGAADSDVVRGVDAARASLAMLDVGLGDLDVFVQELRHTQLDGSGDIALADYHRLEPLMTKAVDSLNKAAVGASQGSQLYNMARSRLLETRIDMLGLQESPDRYATLQKALDVRFHTKGVDYDALTRQGFTPGEVATAVIVGADTNAAPQAVLAEAKASGKSVVDLANARGMYAQSLEIFLGLVYLDYTDDPGKEAQGLAQPSAPGHGTV; encoded by the coding sequence ATGCCGTTCCGCCGTATCGTCGTCATCGCGCTGAGTGTAGCGATGCTGAGTGCCAGCATCCCGGCACCCGCGAGCGCGCTCGCGACCCCGACCGAGATTCAGCTCGGCAAAGAGTACGACAAGCAGATCACCGACTCGACCGTGGTCGTGACCGACCCGCTGCTCAACCAGTGGGTCAACGAGGTCTCGAACAAGCTCTGGGCGCAGACCGCGCGCAAAGACGTTCCGTACTCGATCAAGATCCTCGACGTCTCGGACATCAACGCGTTCTCGACGCTGGGCGGCTACATCTACATCAACGAGGGGACGCTGGACTTCGTGCAGTCCGACGACGAGCTGGCGGGCGTCATCGGGCACGAAACCGGGCACATCGAGCGCCGCCACATGGTGACCGCGAACAACAAAGCCTCGATCATGAACGTGATCTTCGGGATCGCTTCGTTGTTCATTCCGCTCGTCTACCGCTTCGGGCAGCTGGCGGAGGCCGGGCTGCAGGCGAAGATTTCGCGCCAAGACGAGAACGAGGCGGACAAGTACGGGCTGATGCTGATGTCGCGCGCCGGCTACGATCCCGACGCGATGTACAGCTTCATGGCGCACCTCGGCGCAACCGAGCAGACGAGCCACGACGTCGTCTCGAAGTATCTTGCCGACCACCCCGACACGAAGAAGCGGCTCGCGAACCTCAACGGCGACCCGGAGCTCGACCCCAAGCTGCACACCGACGACCGCCGAATCGCCGAAGCGATCCACGACTACGACACCGCTCGTTACAACATCGCGGCGATGAAGTTCTCCGACGTTCTCAAGCGGCGCCCCGACGACGTGCAGGCGCGCTTCTGGCTCGGTCAGTCCGAGCTGGCGCTCGGACAGATCAGCAAGGGTGAGCAGAACCTCACCGCCTCGGCCGGTTCGGTGTCACCGCAGGCCAAAGCGCTCGCAGACGCGCGGATCAAAGGCCTGCGCGACGCGGAGCGGCGGCTGAACCTGCTCCATCCCGATCTCTCCCCGCTGCGCGCCGAGATGGCGACCGCGTCGGCCGAGCAGACCCAGGCCGCGACCGCGATCGCGACCCGGCGGCAGCAGGCGATCGATCAGATCAAGGCGATCCGTTCGCGCATCGAGAGCATCGCGTACGGGATCCCGGATCTCTCCCGGGCGCAGCCGCGCAAGGACTCGCGGCTCGACACGCTGCTCCACAACATGAACACGATGTCGAAGTCGCTCGACGCCGCGACCGGCAAGGCGTCGGAGACGATCGGCGGCGCCGGCTCGCTCGAGCGCAACAAAGAGGGCGGCGTGCTCAAAGAGATCAGCGACGTGATGACCGAGCTGAACGCGCCGCTCAAGCTCGACAACCCGCCGCCGCAAGCGCTCTCGACGTTCCCCTCGTATCCGGCGATGTTGACCTCGCTCGGCGCGGCCGACTCGGACGTGGTGCGCGGCGTCGATGCGGCGCGCGCCTCGCTCGCGATGCTCGACGTCGGGCTGGGCGACCTCGACGTGTTCGTGCAGGAGCTGCGCCACACGCAGCTCGACGGGAGCGGCGACATCGCGCTCGCCGACTACCATCGCCTGGAGCCGCTGATGACGAAGGCCGTCGACTCGCTCAACAAGGCCGCGGTCGGCGCTTCGCAAGGCTCGCAGCTGTACAACATGGCGCGCTCGCGGCTGCTCGAGACGCGGATCGACATGCTCGGCCTGCAGGAGTCGCCCGACCGCTATGCGACGCTGCAGAAGGCGCTCGACGTGCGCTTCCACACCAAGGGCGTCGACTACGACGCGCTGACGCGGCAGGGCTTCACGCCGGGCGAGGTCGCGACCGCGGTGATCGTCGGCGCCGACACGAACGCGGCGCCCCAGGCGGTCCTCGCCGAGGCGAAGGCGTCGGGGAAGAGCGTGGTTGACCTGGCCAACGCCCGCGGGATGTACGCGCAGTCGCTGGAGATCTTCCTCGGGCTGGTCTACCTTGACTACACCGACGACCCCGGAAAAGAGGCCCAAGGCCTCGCGCAACCCAGCGCGCCGGGGCATGGCACGGTGTAA
- a CDS encoding DEAD/DEAH box helicase, which yields MGAAETVIRADYLRGEARIKLSTDKASSEWMSVWSACHEISDDVRDESLVDISIPVWVLFGLGSTFRFHANTGRLKFEPDSETAAILRSGLANRREVEAEAPPEMTLSDLRARLVAAGFVRELTSEQERNVARLVRFSAGADFSVPGAGKTTDALAFFALKRRSEDRLVVICPLNAFAPWEEQIDLCFGAGNLHVIRLVGSVQLVEERLASAPDIALINYHKFSQAAVHRVLADYMTKRRSFVFLDESHKIKRGEEGAWGNAVLSVAHLPAYKLVLSGTPLPNSEADLVAQFRFLHHEEDVDDQNVTRLIQPIFVRTTKDELRLPEITRRTVRIPLGPGQRQLYEILSTSLARELRSALTRRERLSVRRLGKSVLRLLKFVSNPALLIPELERSDARALRDVLVDEDSRKIDYAVTRARQLAAQGQKSIIWSSFVDNVEVVAGRLADLGAEYIHGGVTVGSDEDDTRERRIKQFHEDPHRFVLVANPAAAGEAISLHTICHNAIYIDRTYNAAQFLQSENRIHRVGLPKETVTEIELLIAPDTIDESVNRRLIQKVEVMGRVLNDPGLRIDPDYEDPEDDEELLDADLRDFLQDVDIEQVS from the coding sequence GTGGGTGCAGCAGAAACGGTAATCCGCGCGGACTATCTCCGTGGAGAGGCGCGCATCAAACTGAGCACGGATAAGGCCTCGTCGGAGTGGATGTCGGTATGGAGCGCGTGCCACGAGATATCGGACGACGTGCGCGACGAAAGCCTCGTAGATATCTCCATTCCAGTTTGGGTGCTGTTTGGACTGGGATCGACATTCCGGTTTCATGCCAATACGGGGCGCTTGAAGTTCGAGCCGGATTCCGAAACAGCAGCGATACTCAGGAGCGGTTTAGCAAATCGCCGCGAGGTCGAAGCTGAAGCGCCTCCGGAGATGACTCTAAGCGACTTGAGGGCACGGCTTGTGGCTGCCGGCTTTGTCCGCGAGCTTACGTCGGAGCAGGAGCGGAACGTCGCGAGGCTGGTGCGTTTCTCAGCTGGCGCGGACTTTTCTGTTCCGGGAGCCGGAAAAACGACGGACGCGCTCGCATTCTTCGCGCTCAAGCGGAGATCCGAGGATCGCCTTGTCGTCATATGTCCGCTTAACGCATTCGCTCCGTGGGAGGAGCAGATCGATCTGTGCTTCGGTGCCGGCAATTTGCATGTTATTAGGCTAGTCGGCAGCGTGCAATTAGTAGAAGAGCGTCTCGCGTCGGCGCCTGACATTGCACTGATAAACTATCACAAATTCTCACAAGCTGCGGTCCATCGCGTCCTGGCGGACTACATGACGAAGCGGAGGAGCTTCGTCTTCCTGGATGAAAGCCATAAAATCAAGCGGGGCGAGGAAGGCGCCTGGGGCAATGCCGTGCTGAGCGTAGCGCACCTACCGGCGTACAAGCTCGTGTTATCTGGAACGCCGCTGCCGAATTCAGAAGCGGACCTCGTCGCACAATTTCGTTTTCTGCACCATGAGGAAGACGTCGATGATCAGAACGTGACGCGGCTGATCCAGCCGATATTCGTCCGAACCACCAAGGATGAACTTAGGCTTCCGGAGATTACCCGCCGCACCGTACGCATACCGCTCGGGCCCGGCCAGCGGCAACTCTATGAAATCCTTTCGACATCCCTGGCGCGCGAGCTACGCTCAGCATTGACCCGCCGCGAACGCCTGTCTGTTCGGCGGCTCGGGAAAAGCGTACTGCGTCTGCTGAAGTTCGTCTCGAATCCAGCGTTGCTTATCCCAGAGCTAGAGCGCAGCGATGCCAGAGCGCTCCGAGACGTCTTGGTGGATGAAGATTCGCGAAAGATTGACTATGCTGTGACTCGAGCTCGCCAACTCGCCGCGCAGGGACAAAAAAGCATCATATGGTCCTCGTTCGTGGATAACGTCGAGGTCGTTGCCGGCAGGCTCGCGGACCTCGGCGCCGAGTACATTCACGGCGGTGTAACTGTCGGCTCAGATGAAGACGATACGCGCGAGCGTCGGATCAAGCAATTTCATGAGGACCCGCATCGCTTCGTTCTGGTCGCGAATCCTGCCGCGGCAGGTGAGGCGATAAGCCTCCACACCATCTGCCATAACGCCATCTACATCGATCGCACGTATAATGCGGCTCAGTTTTTGCAGTCGGAAAACCGCATACATCGCGTCGGGTTGCCAAAGGAAACCGTAACGGAAATCGAGCTCCTGATTGCGCCTGATACGATCGATGAATCCGTCAACCGTCGGCTTATCCAAAAGGTCGAAGTCATGGGCAGGGTGCTGAACGATCCTGGCCTAAGAATTGACCCCGACTACGAGGATCCCGAAGATGACGAAGAGCTCCTCGACGCTGACTTAAGGGACTTCCTTCAGGACGTCGATATCGAACAAGTGTCATGA
- a CDS encoding S-adenosylmethionine-binding protein yields MTADQLPLEYSLHAASVARACESLRAFAAGRRFGTIYADPPWRFSNRTGKMAPEHRRLSRYVTMTQQEILELPVPQLALPESHLYLWVPNALLREGLQVMERWGFSYRTNLVWYKIRKDGGPDGRGVGFYFRNVTELVLFGVRGKLRTLSPGRRQVNLLGTRKRRHSQKPDEMWDIIERCSPGPRVELFARHHRRGWEQWGDELQPTPHLRVVPG; encoded by the coding sequence ATGACCGCGGATCAACTGCCGCTGGAGTATTCTTTGCATGCGGCTTCCGTGGCCCGCGCGTGCGAATCGCTCCGCGCATTTGCGGCCGGCCGGCGCTTCGGCACGATCTACGCCGATCCACCGTGGCGTTTTTCGAATCGCACGGGAAAGATGGCACCCGAGCACCGTCGTTTGTCACGCTACGTCACGATGACGCAGCAGGAGATTCTGGAACTACCGGTCCCGCAGCTCGCGCTTCCCGAATCCCATCTGTATTTGTGGGTTCCGAACGCGCTCCTCAGAGAGGGGCTCCAAGTGATGGAACGCTGGGGATTCTCATACCGGACGAATCTGGTGTGGTACAAGATTCGCAAGGACGGCGGGCCGGACGGGAGAGGTGTCGGCTTCTATTTTCGCAACGTGACCGAACTCGTTCTTTTCGGCGTTCGCGGGAAGCTGCGCACGCTCTCCCCCGGCCGACGACAAGTGAATTTGCTCGGTACCCGAAAGCGCCGTCACAGTCAGAAGCCTGACGAGATGTGGGACATCATCGAGCGCTGCAGCCCTGGTCCGCGGGTAGAGCTTTTTGCGCGTCACCACCGCCGAGGCTGGGAGCAGTGGGGCGACGAGCTCCAGCCGACGCCTCATCTGCGTGTCGTCCCCGGGTAG
- the minD gene encoding septum site-determining protein MinD, which translates to MIEHEAPAASAVPRQRGRAIVVTSGKGGVGKTTTTANLGAALGAGGASVVLVDADVGLRNLDIVLGLEARVRHHVLDVLEGKTALDDALVSDKRVATMKLLAAAQTREKDEVDTAAFRDLIGSLRERFDYVLIDCPAGIEKGFANAIAGADEAIIVCTPEVSAVRDADRVVGLLGDERRVKLIINRLRPGLVRKGKMLSVDDVNGILRLPLLGVIADAPDVIVSTNRGEPVALDPASPVGESYRQIAQRIAGTLTTAPEIPRERTFFEKLFGSLK; encoded by the coding sequence ATGATCGAGCACGAAGCGCCGGCCGCGAGCGCCGTTCCGCGCCAGCGCGGGCGCGCGATCGTCGTCACCAGCGGGAAGGGCGGCGTCGGAAAGACCACCACGACGGCGAACCTCGGCGCGGCGCTCGGCGCCGGCGGCGCGAGCGTCGTGCTGGTCGACGCCGACGTCGGCTTGCGCAACCTCGACATCGTCCTCGGCCTCGAAGCGCGCGTCCGCCACCACGTCCTCGACGTGCTCGAAGGAAAGACCGCGCTCGACGACGCGCTGGTGAGCGACAAGCGCGTGGCGACGATGAAGTTGCTCGCCGCCGCGCAGACGCGCGAGAAGGACGAGGTCGACACGGCCGCGTTTCGCGACCTCATCGGCTCGCTGCGCGAGCGGTTCGACTACGTGCTGATCGACTGTCCGGCCGGGATCGAGAAGGGCTTCGCGAACGCGATCGCCGGCGCCGACGAAGCGATCATCGTGTGCACGCCCGAAGTCTCGGCGGTGCGCGACGCCGACCGCGTCGTCGGCCTGCTCGGCGACGAGCGCCGGGTGAAGCTGATCATCAACCGCTTGCGCCCGGGCCTCGTGCGCAAGGGAAAGATGCTCTCCGTCGACGACGTCAACGGCATCTTGCGGCTGCCGCTGCTCGGGGTGATCGCCGACGCGCCCGACGTGATCGTCTCGACGAACCGCGGCGAGCCGGTCGCGCTCGACCCCGCCTCGCCGGTCGGCGAGTCGTACCGGCAGATCGCGCAGCGCATCGCCGGCACGCTGACCACCGCGCCGGAGATCCCGCGCGAACGAACGTTTTTCGAAAAGCTCTTCGGGAGCCTCAAGTAA
- a CDS encoding stage II sporulation protein M, with the protein MSARRTRWDRLEALVDRAARSGVRSLGADEIDELALGYRAATSDLAIARARGEDPAVLEHLNRLTARAHSIVYVATARSGWNRLIGFVVRGFPGEVRRSWAPIGFCALVTIVSALVAYGSVWSDPANAHALLPGFPIPPVTKALHDSNFGFDRAYSPAMASEIITNNVKVAAIAFAGGMTAGILTGWIILTNGLMVGALGALYVKAGFGPDFWATIAPHGVIELTAIQIAGGAGLILAGGYLRPGRAKRADALVVAARRAGTLILGVALMLCVAGMIEGFVSPQRLSIPVRGTIGAITGVLLVLYLLGAGRERVEATADRAS; encoded by the coding sequence GTGAGCGCGCGGCGGACGCGCTGGGACCGGCTCGAGGCGCTGGTCGATCGGGCGGCGCGGAGCGGGGTGCGCTCGCTGGGCGCCGACGAGATCGACGAGCTGGCGCTGGGGTACCGCGCGGCCACGAGCGATCTCGCGATCGCGCGCGCGCGCGGCGAGGATCCGGCCGTCCTTGAGCATCTCAACCGGCTTACCGCGCGCGCGCACTCGATCGTCTACGTCGCGACCGCGCGCAGCGGCTGGAACCGGCTGATCGGCTTCGTCGTCCGCGGCTTTCCCGGCGAGGTGCGCCGCTCGTGGGCGCCGATCGGGTTCTGCGCGCTGGTGACGATCGTCTCGGCGCTGGTCGCGTACGGCTCGGTGTGGAGCGATCCGGCCAACGCGCACGCGCTCTTGCCCGGCTTTCCGATCCCGCCGGTGACCAAGGCGCTGCACGACTCGAACTTCGGCTTCGACCGCGCGTACTCGCCGGCGATGGCCTCCGAGATCATCACCAACAACGTCAAGGTCGCCGCGATCGCCTTCGCCGGCGGGATGACGGCCGGCATCCTGACCGGCTGGATCATCCTCACCAACGGCTTGATGGTCGGCGCGCTCGGCGCGCTCTACGTCAAAGCGGGCTTCGGTCCGGACTTCTGGGCGACGATCGCCCCGCACGGCGTGATCGAGCTGACCGCGATTCAAATCGCCGGCGGCGCGGGACTGATCCTGGCCGGCGGCTACCTGCGCCCGGGCCGCGCGAAGCGCGCCGACGCGCTCGTCGTCGCGGCGCGCCGCGCGGGGACGCTGATCCTCGGCGTCGCGCTCATGCTGTGCGTCGCGGGGATGATCGAAGGCTTCGTCTCACCGCAGCGGCTCTCGATCCCGGTGCGCGGCACGATCGGCGCGATCACCGGCGTCCTGCTGGTGCTGTACCTGTTGGGCGCCGGCAGAGAGCGCGTGGAAGCTACAGCAGACCGCGCGTCTTGA
- the minD gene encoding septum site-determining protein MinD: MSARRIVLTSGKGGVGKTTTTANLGAALAKRGHRVVLVDADIGLRNLDLVLGVEKRIVFDLVEVVEGRCQLRQALIKDKRLENLSILPAAQTRDKTAVSEAQFAGVVEQLGALCEYVLIDCPAGIEHGFRNAVAGASEAIVVTTPEVSAIRDADRVIGKLHERGLPLRLIVNRLRPEMVRSGDMLSVDDVTDILSAELLGIVPDDEEIIDTTNRGEPIVLQPESRLAVVYDKIARRLEGELVEFTSFSAPGFFARIFGKAS, encoded by the coding sequence ATGAGCGCACGCCGGATCGTTTTGACCTCGGGCAAAGGCGGGGTCGGGAAGACGACGACCACCGCGAACCTCGGCGCGGCGCTCGCCAAGCGCGGACATCGCGTCGTGCTGGTCGACGCGGACATCGGGTTGCGCAACCTCGACCTCGTGCTCGGCGTCGAGAAGCGGATCGTCTTCGATCTGGTCGAGGTCGTCGAAGGCCGCTGCCAGTTGCGGCAAGCGCTCATCAAGGACAAGCGCCTGGAGAACTTGTCGATTCTTCCGGCGGCGCAGACGCGCGACAAGACGGCGGTCAGCGAAGCGCAGTTCGCCGGCGTCGTCGAGCAGCTGGGCGCGCTGTGCGAGTACGTGCTGATCGACTGCCCGGCGGGGATCGAGCACGGCTTCCGCAACGCGGTCGCGGGGGCGAGCGAAGCGATCGTGGTGACGACGCCCGAGGTCAGCGCGATCCGCGACGCCGACCGCGTGATCGGCAAGCTGCACGAGCGCGGGCTCCCGCTGCGGTTGATCGTCAACCGCTTGCGGCCCGAGATGGTGCGCAGCGGCGACATGCTCTCGGTCGACGACGTGACCGACATCCTCTCCGCCGAGCTGCTCGGGATCGTCCCCGACGACGAAGAGATTATCGACACGACGAACCGCGGCGAGCCGATCGTGCTGCAGCCGGAGTCGCGGCTCGCCGTCGTCTACGACAAGATCGCGCGCCGCCTCGAAGGCGAGCTCGTCGAGTTCACCTCGTTCAGCGCGCCCGGTTTCTTCGCGCGTATCTTCGGAAAGGCTTCATGA
- a CDS encoding DUF3883 domain-containing protein — MNLSVGVLYDCQKFMELCETKAFHLQDVRQAFQHRYEAAPISAVLDMMRGANWIDFEDDGLLRLTDRGRRILECRDAVRALRLQLMDFIEIAKPTWCSLIPRGRRETLAFLPIEARQCFNEAHLSSGYDVAVVDFWDRAANLSRGRTNDVLLEIGREGERLSIDFETKRTGRVPHWTAIDSNSTGYDLLSVVSREDLTPLKIEVKAVKRSDDKAFFLTRNEWNCATGYGSYVLHLWLLGEHLAPFVKSAAELAQHIPADHGAGTWQSVKIAALMS; from the coding sequence ATGAACCTCTCGGTTGGAGTCCTTTACGACTGTCAGAAGTTCATGGAACTGTGCGAAACGAAGGCGTTCCACCTGCAAGATGTCCGACAGGCATTTCAACACCGATACGAAGCCGCGCCTATTTCCGCAGTGCTCGACATGATGCGCGGGGCGAACTGGATAGACTTCGAAGACGATGGTCTCTTGCGATTGACGGACCGAGGTCGTAGGATACTGGAATGCCGGGACGCAGTAAGGGCGTTACGGCTTCAACTAATGGACTTCATCGAGATTGCGAAGCCGACGTGGTGCAGTCTCATTCCGCGCGGGCGGCGTGAGACGCTTGCGTTTCTCCCCATTGAGGCCAGGCAATGTTTCAACGAGGCGCATTTAAGCAGCGGCTACGATGTGGCGGTCGTTGACTTTTGGGATCGTGCAGCGAACCTCTCGCGTGGGCGAACAAACGATGTCCTATTGGAAATTGGTAGAGAAGGCGAACGGCTAAGTATTGACTTCGAGACCAAGCGGACGGGAAGAGTCCCGCATTGGACAGCGATCGACTCCAATTCGACAGGTTATGATTTGCTGTCCGTCGTTTCTCGCGAAGACCTAACACCGCTTAAGATCGAGGTTAAGGCGGTGAAGCGATCGGATGATAAAGCGTTCTTTTTGACGAGGAACGAATGGAACTGCGCGACAGGCTACGGAAGTTATGTGCTGCACCTGTGGCTGCTCGGCGAGCATCTCGCGCCATTTGTGAAATCAGCCGCCGAACTGGCGCAGCATATTCCGGCGGACCATGGCGCCGGAACCTGGCAATCAGTGAAGATTGCGGCTCTGATGTCGTAG
- a CDS encoding restriction endonuclease: protein MLDRTCAESVKEVIEGLVLAKRERTTKKVRTRILDSLHHTGWSDETKLDPSSGITVTSVRNSVGLCFQTGNMGRMYADLLKLQLLFSRKKVVGAIILLYSKVSARQLGENLANFDRLTRELAIFNEVITVPALVFGLEVVES, encoded by the coding sequence GTGCTCGACAGGACCTGCGCCGAGTCCGTCAAGGAAGTCATCGAGGGTTTGGTGCTGGCAAAGCGAGAGCGCACCACTAAGAAGGTGCGCACGCGTATTCTCGACAGCCTTCACCACACCGGCTGGTCCGATGAGACAAAGCTCGATCCTTCGTCGGGCATTACGGTTACTAGTGTTCGCAACTCGGTTGGTCTGTGCTTTCAAACGGGCAATATGGGGAGGATGTACGCCGATCTCTTGAAGTTGCAGCTACTCTTCAGTAGAAAGAAAGTTGTCGGTGCGATCATCTTGCTCTATTCGAAAGTCAGCGCTCGCCAGTTAGGTGAGAACCTTGCAAACTTTGATAGGCTGACCAGGGAATTAGCTATCTTTAACGAAGTGATTACCGTGCCGGCACTCGTCTTCGGCCTTGAAGTGGTGGAGTCATGA
- a CDS encoding site-specific DNA-methyltransferase, with product MKVLNRTSRPKVLVTRTMPRKLPENLLWDGDVEDFLEQLPPGPLFDLIVSSPPYNIGKPYERKAELERYEEWQERVLRKLVARLSSCGSLCWQVGNYVADNEILPLDILFHPIMTSLGLKLRNRIIWTFGHGLHTKRRFSGRYEVVLWYTKGDEYDFDLDAVRIPAKYPGKRSFRGPRQGMLSGNPRGKNPEDVWEFPLLEIDDVWGNIPNVKSNHVEKTDHPCQFPVGLIERLVLALTKPGALVFDPFAGVASAGVAALLHDRRFWGCEVNAKYLAIAHKRLESAAVGDVPFRPHTKPLYDHTRSTLALIPSEWKP from the coding sequence ATGAAAGTGCTGAACAGAACTTCTCGCCCGAAGGTCCTTGTAACGCGGACGATGCCGCGGAAGTTGCCAGAGAACCTCTTATGGGACGGTGACGTCGAGGACTTCCTCGAGCAGCTTCCTCCCGGGCCGCTATTCGACCTAATAGTAAGTTCACCGCCTTACAACATCGGGAAGCCGTACGAGCGTAAGGCTGAGCTCGAAAGATATGAAGAGTGGCAAGAGCGCGTGTTACGAAAGTTGGTCGCACGGCTTTCTTCTTGCGGAAGCTTGTGCTGGCAAGTCGGAAACTACGTCGCCGACAACGAGATCCTACCACTCGACATTTTATTCCATCCCATAATGACGAGTCTCGGATTGAAGCTACGCAACCGCATCATCTGGACGTTTGGGCATGGGCTCCACACTAAGCGCAGGTTCAGTGGCCGTTATGAGGTCGTGCTTTGGTATACTAAGGGCGACGAATACGACTTCGATCTCGATGCGGTTCGCATCCCGGCAAAGTACCCTGGCAAAAGGTCCTTTCGAGGGCCCCGACAGGGAATGTTGTCAGGCAACCCACGCGGCAAGAACCCCGAAGATGTTTGGGAATTTCCGCTGCTAGAGATTGACGACGTCTGGGGCAATATCCCGAATGTCAAGTCCAACCACGTAGAAAAGACGGACCATCCATGTCAGTTCCCTGTTGGCCTGATCGAGAGGCTCGTACTAGCGCTGACGAAGCCGGGCGCTCTCGTGTTCGACCCGTTCGCCGGCGTTGCATCGGCAGGCGTCGCCGCCTTGCTGCATGATAGGCGATTTTGGGGATGTGAGGTCAATGCGAAATACCTCGCCATCGCGCATAAACGTCTAGAGAGCGCCGCTGTTGGCGACGTTCCATTTCGCCCGCACACGAAACCACTGTACGATCACACGAGATCCACGTTGGCGCTCATACCGTCTGAATGGAAGCCCTAG
- a CDS encoding RDD family protein, producing the protein MERSVDVRTGEAVAIRYELAGLGSRFLAVVVDMIAQFMIVMALLIALSFAASSLARIPLVGSKNGEAWLIAFAVALLFLIFFGWFIIFEAWWSGRTPGKRMLGLRVVRDGGFPLDLGAAVIRNLVRIVELFFGFYALAAISALISPENKRLGDLAAGTIVVRDRAEAIPDLDAYLARSARSENGLSDADRLLVERFLTRRTALEPAARYRLAAQIANRIRPTLRDPHPELADEPLLEYLARP; encoded by the coding sequence ATGGAGCGCAGCGTCGACGTACGCACCGGGGAGGCCGTTGCGATCCGCTATGAGCTGGCCGGGTTGGGGAGCCGGTTTCTGGCGGTCGTGGTCGACATGATCGCGCAGTTCATGATCGTCATGGCGTTGTTGATCGCTCTCAGCTTCGCAGCCTCGTCGCTCGCGCGGATCCCGCTGGTCGGTTCGAAGAACGGCGAGGCGTGGCTGATCGCGTTCGCGGTCGCGCTCTTGTTCCTGATCTTCTTCGGCTGGTTCATCATCTTCGAGGCGTGGTGGTCCGGACGCACGCCGGGGAAGCGCATGCTGGGCCTGCGCGTCGTGCGCGACGGCGGCTTTCCGCTCGACCTCGGCGCGGCGGTGATCCGCAACCTGGTGCGCATCGTCGAGCTGTTCTTCGGGTTCTACGCGCTGGCCGCGATCAGCGCGCTGATCTCGCCCGAGAACAAGCGCCTCGGCGATCTCGCCGCCGGGACGATCGTCGTCCGCGACCGCGCCGAAGCGATCCCGGACCTCGACGCCTACCTGGCCCGCTCCGCGCGTTCGGAGAACGGCCTCTCGGACGCCGACCGGTTATTGGTGGAGCGCTTCCTCACGCGCCGCACGGCGCTCGAGCCGGCCGCGCGCTATCGTCTCGCCGCCCAAATCGCCAACCGCATCCGCCCCACGCTCCGCGACCCCCACCCGGAGCTTGCCGACGAACCGCTTCTGGAGTACCTCGCAAGACCTTAG